The following proteins are co-located in the Solanum pennellii chromosome 8, SPENNV200 genome:
- the LOC107027989 gene encoding L-lactate dehydrogenase B-like — protein sequence MQKSTSSSSLGPGGLDLTQAFFKSISNAAPPSPTKRHTKISVIGVGNVGMAIAQTILTQDLVDELALVDAKSDKLRGEMLDLQHAAAFLPRTKIHASIDYSVTAGSDLCIVTAGARQNPGESRLNLLQRNVALFKSIIPPLVKYSPETTLLVVSNPVDVLTYVAWKLSGFPANRVIGSGTNLDSSRFRFLIADHLDVNAQDVQAYIVGEHGDSSVALWSGISVGGVPVLSFLERQQIALEKETLEKIHQEVVHSAYEVINLKGYTSWAIGYSVANLARTILRDQRRIHPVSVLAKGFYGIDGGDVFLSLPAQLGRSGVLGVTNVHLTDEEIEQLRNSAKTILEVQSQLGI from the exons ATGCAAAAGAGTACTTCATCTTCATCACTCGGCCCTGGTGGTCTAGACTTAACCCAAGCTTTCTTCAAGTCAATTTCCAATGCTGCCCCTCCTTCACCCACAAAACGCCACACCAAAATCTCCGTCATCGGCGTCGGAAACGTCGGTATGGCAATTGCACAAACAATCCTAACACAAGACCTAGTCGACGAGCTTGCACTCGTCGACGCAAAATCCGACAAGCTCCGAGGAGAAATGCTGGATCTTCAGCACGCGGCAGCGTTTCTGCCGCGTACGAAGATCCACGCATCGATTGATTACTCGGTTACTGCCGGGTCGGATCTTTGTATTGTAACTGCAGGTGCCCGACAGAATCCGGGTGAGAGCAGGTTGAATTTGTTGCAGAGAAATGTGGCTCTGTTTAAGAGTATTATTCCGCCGTTGGTGAAGTATTCGCCGGAGACTACGCTTCTAGTAGTTTCGAATCCGGTGGACGTGCTGACGTATGTTGCTTGGAAATTGTCTGGGTTTCCGGCGAATCGGGTTATCGGGTCAGGAACGAATTTGGATTCTTCTAGATTTCGGTTTTTGATTGCGGATCATCTTGATGTTAATGCCCAAGATGTCCAG GCATACATTGTTGGAGAGCATGGTGATAGCTCAGTGGCACTTTGGTCAGGCATTAGTGTAGGAGGTGTACCAGTCCTCAGTTTCCTTGAGAGGCAACAAATTGCTTTGGAAAAAGAGACACTGGAAAAAATCCACCAAGAAGTTGTGCACAGTGCATATGAAGTGATTAATCTTAAAGGTTACACATCATGGGCAATTGGCTACTCTGTTGCTAACTTGGCTCGAACAATCCTTCGCGATCAAAGAAGGATTCACCCTGTTTCGGTTCTTGCAAAGGGATTCTATGGCATTGATGGTGGCGATGTGTTCTTGAGCTTGCCTGCACAGCTTGGTAGAAGTGGAGTTTTGGGCGTGACGAATGTGCATCTTACTGATGAAGAAATTGAACAACTTAGGAATTCAGCTAAGACTATTTTGGAAGTGCAGAGTCAGTTgggaatttga
- the LOC107026893 gene encoding uncharacterized protein LOC107026893 — MFINMSKFLVYLLVCICISLHACSARPLASIDDKEYKILLSSKDVNFLTSDISKTEGRIIMSEDIGKDDGKLMWKKRSIVARKQLDDEENKGNKVKISFHEGAQVKISRLMLESPPSTQHEEEAVNSIEKEPVEDVVVMDYAQPHRKPPIHNTKH, encoded by the exons atgttcATCAATATGTCTAAGTTCCTTGTTTATCTTTtggtttgtatttgtatttctCTTCATGCATGTAGTGCAAGACCACTAGCAAGTATTGATGACAAAGAATACAAAATACTACTCTCTAGCAAG GATGTAAATTTTTTGACTAGTGACATATCAAAAACAGAAGGAAGAATAATTATGTCTGAAGATATTGGAAAAGATGATGGAAAACTTATGTGGAAAAAGAGATCAATTGTTGCACGAAAGCAATTAGACGATGAAGAAAATAAAG GAAACAAGGTCAAGATATCGTTTCATGAGGGAGCTCAAGTAAAG ATATCGAGGTTGATGCTAGAATCTCCACCGTCAACACAACACGAGGAAGAAGCAGTGAACTCCATTGAAAAGGAACCGGTGGAAGACGTAGTAGTTATGGATTATGCACAACCCCATAGAAAACCACCTATTCACAACACCAAACACTAA